One Legionella lansingensis genomic region harbors:
- a CDS encoding HU family DNA-binding protein has translation MNKSELIEAIANGSGVTKADASRVLHTFMTTVTDALRSGDQIVLPGFGSFSTGNRSARTGRNPQTGATITIKASRVVKFKAGKSLKEAVQK, from the coding sequence ATGAATAAAAGTGAATTGATTGAAGCAATTGCAAATGGTTCTGGAGTAACTAAAGCTGACGCTAGCCGAGTTCTCCATACTTTTATGACCACCGTGACCGACGCTTTAAGAAGCGGTGACCAAATTGTATTACCAGGTTTCGGTTCTTTCTCCACCGGTAATCGGTCTGCTCGTACTGGTAGAAATCCACAAACGGGTGCAACCATTACCATCAAGGCTTCAAGAGTAGTTAAATTTAAAGCTGGTAAATCATTGAAAGAAGCTGTACAGAAATAG
- the prmB gene encoding 50S ribosomal protein L3 N(5)-glutamine methyltransferase: MTDVYRTASKELETILDFLRFGMTQAHVNHLYYGHGTDNAWDEMIALIVGSLHLPLDVDPMLFQARLTQVEKEMLVKQLSRRLVDKVPVPYLTNKAYFCELPFYVDERVLIPRSPIAELIKQQFSPWLVAERVHSILDLCTGSGCIAIACAYAFPDAIIDAVDISEGALQVAAMNCERHGLDDVITLIQSDCWENVPSIRYDLIVSNPPYVSTEEMQTLPVEYHHEPKLALETSNHGLAVVEKILARAHAYLTEDGILVVEVGNSAQALEDAFPHVPFTWLEFEHGGEGVFLMTSQQLKTYFSSQGN, from the coding sequence ATGACGGATGTATATCGGACAGCGAGTAAAGAGTTAGAAACAATCCTTGATTTTTTACGTTTTGGCATGACTCAAGCTCATGTAAATCATCTTTATTATGGTCACGGGACTGATAATGCCTGGGACGAGATGATTGCACTAATTGTTGGCAGTTTACATCTGCCTCTTGATGTTGATCCCATGCTTTTCCAAGCACGATTAACCCAGGTTGAAAAAGAAATGCTGGTTAAACAGCTTTCACGACGTCTTGTGGATAAAGTCCCAGTTCCTTATCTGACCAATAAAGCTTATTTTTGTGAATTACCTTTCTATGTGGATGAACGGGTACTGATTCCACGTTCACCCATCGCAGAGCTTATCAAGCAACAATTTTCTCCTTGGCTGGTAGCCGAGAGGGTGCATAGCATTCTTGATCTGTGTACAGGAAGTGGATGTATTGCTATTGCCTGTGCTTATGCATTTCCTGATGCCATCATTGATGCTGTGGATATCTCAGAGGGAGCACTGCAAGTCGCAGCAATGAATTGTGAACGTCATGGCTTGGACGATGTGATTACACTTATTCAATCAGATTGTTGGGAGAATGTGCCTTCTATACGTTATGATTTGATTGTTTCTAATCCGCCCTATGTCAGCACAGAAGAGATGCAAACATTACCCGTTGAATACCATCATGAACCCAAACTGGCTTTAGAAACAAGCAATCATGGTTTGGCAGTTGTTGAAAAAATCCTTGCAAGAGCCCATGCTTATTTAACTGAAGACGGTATTTTAGTGGTTGAAGTCGGAAACAGTGCACAAGCTTTGGAAGATGCATTCCCGCATGTGCCTTTTACCTGGCTTGAGTTTGAGCATGGTGGAGAGGGTGTGTTTCTAATGACAAGTCAACAATTAAAAACTTACTTTTCATCCCAAGGTAATTAA
- a CDS encoding Smr/MutS family protein produces MSDDFLSEEDKALFRKMVGEVKPLSKDKKIATVTPKSKTPTAKAQNATENKKANPIYLSDYYMNEVQANSLLSYCSHSIPLKRLRELKSGQIQWDSRLDLHGLRPNIAKETLIKFILQQSASGHRCLLIIHGKGSHHGEAPVLKNLVNHWLRQFPQVLAFSSALARDGGSGALYVLLKRQREKL; encoded by the coding sequence ATGTCCGATGATTTTCTGTCTGAGGAAGACAAAGCTTTATTCCGTAAAATGGTAGGCGAGGTAAAACCACTATCCAAAGACAAGAAGATTGCAACCGTCACTCCAAAATCTAAAACACCTACTGCTAAAGCACAAAATGCAACAGAAAATAAAAAGGCTAATCCTATTTATTTATCTGATTATTACATGAATGAAGTGCAAGCAAACAGTTTACTTTCTTACTGCAGCCATAGCATCCCACTCAAACGACTTCGTGAGTTAAAAAGCGGACAAATTCAATGGGATTCCCGATTAGATTTGCATGGTTTAAGACCCAATATAGCGAAAGAAACATTGATCAAATTTATTCTGCAACAAAGCGCTTCTGGACACCGTTGTTTGCTGATTATTCATGGTAAGGGAAGTCATCATGGTGAGGCGCCTGTATTAAAAAATTTGGTCAATCACTGGCTGCGACAATTCCCACAAGTTCTAGCCTTCTCTAGTGCCTTAGCGCGTGACGGCGGTAGTGGCGCTTTGTATGTGTTACTCAAACGGCAGAGAGAGAAGTTATAA
- a CDS encoding glycosyltransferase family 39 protein, with protein sequence MIALAFLPELTKGMQMLHTKTFHLNANQQALFYFLLYVCFLIVARVFLCYPILSYDEAEQVFFAQKLSAGYPAQPPFYTWLQWLAFKGMGLNLFSLALVKYTLIGACFYIYHLICRYYCHNSLLAWCATLSWAFIPNISYDFLPHKTHVITALLVSCLTWYWFIKPQRAPKFVWYAGLGLLIGIGILSKFNYLIFLAVLLISALTIQEYRVKVIAPGILISFAIAVFISSPYWVWLIHNASVGLSASYKLVLPEKNQWHGVIRLFAAFLCFIGPLVLIKIFFPLSRVAIVHTPQNQLLWRYHLVVFPFLVLFVIASGMNNVRTHWVLPILFLTPVWFFHIVDIKKYSLRRARYYLGLCLLVQLGLVSAWIIHIPNSAESPMMQLVEDIKKDHQPVTLVVADSDLLVGNLMLFLGLKDGILIPFMKEQVFPKENMLMVWEGANPPYWVNYLLVGKHPLTKPITTRHENEVMGHAYSLQKDND encoded by the coding sequence ATGATAGCCTTAGCCTTTTTGCCAGAGCTCACCAAGGGCATGCAGATGTTACACACGAAGACTTTTCATTTAAATGCTAATCAACAAGCTCTTTTCTATTTTCTCTTATATGTCTGTTTTCTCATTGTGGCGAGAGTTTTTTTGTGCTATCCCATACTGAGCTATGATGAAGCAGAGCAGGTTTTCTTTGCTCAGAAATTGTCTGCTGGTTACCCTGCACAGCCTCCTTTTTATACGTGGTTGCAGTGGCTAGCGTTTAAGGGAATGGGGTTAAATCTGTTTAGTCTGGCTTTAGTAAAATACACTCTCATAGGAGCCTGCTTTTATATCTATCACCTCATTTGTCGTTACTACTGCCACAATTCCCTGTTAGCCTGGTGCGCTACTCTTTCGTGGGCGTTTATTCCCAATATCAGTTATGACTTTCTACCTCATAAAACACATGTGATCACCGCTCTACTGGTCAGCTGCCTTACCTGGTACTGGTTTATTAAACCTCAGCGGGCGCCTAAGTTTGTCTGGTATGCTGGTTTGGGCTTGCTTATTGGCATAGGCATTCTCTCCAAATTTAATTATTTAATTTTTTTAGCTGTATTGCTTATCTCGGCATTAACTATTCAAGAATACCGTGTTAAAGTCATTGCGCCGGGAATATTAATCAGTTTTGCAATAGCTGTTTTTATCTCAAGCCCTTACTGGGTATGGCTCATTCATAATGCAAGTGTAGGCTTATCCGCTTCATATAAACTGGTTTTACCAGAGAAGAATCAATGGCATGGAGTCATCCGTTTATTTGCAGCATTCCTTTGCTTTATCGGACCACTGGTTCTCATCAAGATCTTTTTTCCTTTATCACGTGTCGCAATTGTTCACACCCCCCAAAATCAACTCTTGTGGCGCTATCATCTAGTGGTATTTCCCTTTCTTGTGCTGTTTGTTATTGCCTCTGGCATGAACAATGTCAGAACCCATTGGGTACTCCCGATATTATTTCTAACTCCCGTTTGGTTCTTTCATATTGTTGATATCAAGAAATATTCGTTAAGGAGAGCCCGATATTATTTAGGCTTGTGCTTATTGGTTCAATTAGGGTTGGTGAGTGCTTGGATCATTCATATCCCCAATTCGGCTGAGTCTCCTATGATGCAACTGGTTGAAGATATCAAAAAAGATCATCAACCAGTTACACTGGTTGTTGCCGACTCTGATTTGCTCGTAGGGAATCTCATGTTGTTCTTAGGGTTGAAAGATGGAATTTTAATTCCGTTCATGAAAGAGCAAGTTTTTCCTAAGGAAAACATGTTGATGGTTTGGGAGGGAGCTAATCCTCCTTATTGGGTCAATTATCTCTTGGTCGGTAAACACCCTTTGACTAAGCCGATAACGACAAGACATGAAAACGAAGTGATGGGCCATGCTTATAGCTTGCAGAAAGATAATGATTAG
- a CDS encoding immunoglobulin domain-containing protein, which produces MATETHRQNIESSFIPPEIMTQPIHQAVNIGGKASFTALASGLPAPTVQWQFCKAGSAVWVGIEGATSTTYTTATLTVADNGKKYRAIFSNSAGRAISNSAVLTILSVPTAKSGQSILFDETKTMERQRRIAEQQQHRKLAKVHAREHNDEEQNVSPEEAMENGILQHPFLNSQRNDGIDPNLNPEPPLNTEARREFDNERREQEMEKQLRLGNMPKMRTDPQFRP; this is translated from the coding sequence ATGGCTACTGAAACACATAGACAAAATATAGAGAGTTCTTTTATCCCACCAGAGATAATGACTCAGCCGATCCATCAGGCTGTGAATATAGGTGGGAAGGCGAGCTTTACCGCTCTAGCTTCTGGTTTGCCTGCACCTACAGTGCAATGGCAATTTTGCAAGGCAGGAAGTGCTGTTTGGGTAGGGATCGAAGGTGCAACCTCAACCACCTATACTACCGCAACACTGACCGTTGCTGATAATGGGAAAAAATATCGAGCAATATTCTCTAATAGTGCTGGTAGAGCGATTAGCAATTCGGCCGTCTTAACAATATTGAGTGTACCAACAGCAAAATCTGGCCAATCAATTTTGTTCGATGAAACTAAGACGATGGAACGTCAAAGGCGTATTGCAGAGCAGCAACAACATAGGAAATTGGCTAAAGTCCATGCTCGCGAGCATAATGATGAGGAGCAAAACGTTTCGCCAGAGGAGGCAATGGAAAATGGCATTCTGCAGCATCCTTTTCTGAATTCACAACGCAATGATGGTATCGATCCGAATTTAAATCCTGAGCCGCCACTCAACACAGAAGCTCGGCGGGAATTTGATAATGAACGTCGTGAACAAGAAATGGAGAAGCAGCTGCGTTTGGGTAATATGCCGAAGATGAGAACAGATCCTCAATTTAGACCATAG
- the aroC gene encoding chorismate synthase encodes MSGNTFGKLFTVTSFGESHGPALGCIVDGCPPGLVLTAEDIQPFLDKRRPGQSKYTTQRREEDKVEILSGVFEGLTTGTPIALLIRNSDQRSRDYEEIKDLFRPGHADFTYYHKYGHRDYRGGGRSSARETAARVAAGAIARLYLKRTLGIEITGYLQAMGTLNIEFVSEQAINDNPFFCPNEHQVADLAAYIDKLRRQGDSVGAGVKVIARHVPVGLGDPVFDKLDATLAYAMMSINAVKGVEIGAGFEVIRQMGSEHRDEMTKAGFLTNHAGGILGGISTGQNIEVNIALKPTSSIVKPGKTINTKGEEVVIVTKGRHDPCVGIRAVPIAEAMMALVLMDHYLRHKAQNQ; translated from the coding sequence ATGAGTGGAAACACCTTTGGTAAGTTGTTTACAGTAACCAGTTTCGGGGAAAGCCATGGACCCGCTTTGGGATGTATTGTTGATGGGTGCCCCCCAGGACTAGTGTTGACTGCCGAAGATATTCAACCTTTTTTGGATAAACGCAGACCAGGACAATCGAAATACACGACCCAAAGACGTGAAGAGGACAAAGTAGAAATTCTCTCTGGTGTTTTTGAAGGATTGACTACCGGGACTCCAATTGCGTTATTGATCAGAAACAGCGATCAACGTTCGAGGGATTATGAGGAGATTAAAGATTTGTTCCGTCCGGGGCATGCTGATTTTACCTACTACCATAAGTATGGTCACCGAGATTATCGTGGGGGTGGTCGCTCCTCCGCGCGGGAAACAGCTGCTCGCGTTGCTGCTGGAGCGATTGCCAGACTGTATTTAAAACGCACGCTGGGGATTGAAATAACCGGTTATTTGCAAGCGATGGGAACGCTTAATATAGAGTTTGTGAGTGAGCAAGCGATCAATGACAATCCTTTTTTTTGTCCGAACGAGCATCAAGTTGCTGACTTAGCAGCTTATATTGACAAGCTTCGTAGACAAGGAGATTCCGTCGGTGCTGGCGTGAAAGTGATTGCTCGTCATGTACCTGTTGGTCTTGGTGACCCGGTTTTTGATAAGCTTGATGCGACATTGGCGTATGCCATGATGTCGATCAATGCTGTAAAAGGCGTAGAAATAGGTGCAGGTTTTGAGGTCATTAGGCAAATGGGTAGCGAACACCGCGATGAGATGACCAAGGCGGGTTTTTTGACAAACCATGCTGGAGGGATTCTTGGAGGGATTTCTACAGGACAGAACATTGAGGTAAATATAGCGCTTAAACCGACCTCAAGCATTGTCAAACCTGGAAAAACAATCAATACCAAAGGTGAAGAGGTAGTAATAGTGACCAAAGGACGCCATGATCCTTGTGTTGGCATTCGAGCCGTACCTATTGCTGAAGCCATGATGGCTCTGGTATTAATGGATCACTATTTACGGCATAAGGCACAAAATCAATGA
- the udk gene encoding uridine kinase: MSKQAIIIGISGPSASGKSLLANTIVNELGSEQVVVISEDAYYKDNSHLPFSEREKINYDHPDAFDHALLCEHLRSLQQGKAVDIPIYSHSKHIRLSETRHIGQHAIIVLEGILLFSDKELREIMDIRIFMSTPLDVCLTRRLKRDVVERHRSFESVVHQYETTVRPMYLQFIEPSSRYADIIVPRGGENRIAIGMIQAKMRELLATHQNGLSTEIIRGE; this comes from the coding sequence ATGAGTAAACAAGCCATTATTATCGGAATTTCTGGCCCCTCAGCTTCGGGTAAAAGTCTTTTGGCCAACACCATTGTCAATGAACTCGGTTCTGAACAAGTTGTTGTGATCTCTGAAGACGCTTACTACAAAGACAATAGTCATTTACCTTTCTCTGAAAGAGAGAAAATAAATTACGATCATCCCGATGCATTTGACCATGCATTGCTTTGCGAGCATCTTCGCAGTTTACAGCAAGGGAAGGCTGTTGATATCCCAATCTATTCTCATTCCAAACATATTCGCTTATCAGAAACGCGTCATATAGGACAACATGCCATTATTGTCCTGGAAGGTATTCTTCTTTTTAGTGATAAAGAATTACGAGAGATAATGGATATTCGTATTTTTATGTCCACTCCTCTCGATGTATGCCTCACGCGCCGTCTGAAACGCGATGTGGTGGAACGCCATCGTTCTTTTGAATCAGTGGTTCACCAGTATGAGACCACCGTGAGACCGATGTATTTGCAATTTATTGAACCATCCAGTCGCTATGCGGACATCATCGTTCCCCGAGGGGGTGAGAATCGTATCGCAATCGGTATGATTCAGGCTAAAATGCGCGAGTTACTCGCGACACACCAAAATGGCTTGAGTACTGAAATTATCAGAGGAGAATGA
- a CDS encoding aspartate-semialdehyde dehydrogenase encodes MSRRLNIAIVGATGAVGETLLTVLEERDFPVDNIYPLASSRSVGKTVVFNNYTLDVEDLAHFDFSQVDIALFSAGSAVSKEYAPKAAAAGCVVVDNTSCFRYDNDIPLVVPEVNPHRIAEYKNRGIIANPNCSTIQMVVTLKPLHDAVGIHRINVATYQAVSGTGKKAIHELVSQISELLNGRPIKPSVYPKQIAFNVLPHIDEFQENGYTREEMKMVWETKKIMEDDSILVNPTTVRVPVLYGHSEAIHLELKAPLTAVEARKLLNKAPSVKVIDDTNKLQYPTPITHAVGKDEVFVGRIRQDISSPNGLNLWVVADNIRKGAATNAVQIAEILHRDYL; translated from the coding sequence ATGAGTCGACGTTTAAACATCGCAATAGTAGGTGCCACAGGTGCTGTGGGAGAAACGTTATTAACCGTTTTGGAAGAACGTGATTTTCCTGTAGATAACATTTATCCTCTGGCTAGCTCACGATCGGTTGGTAAAACAGTGGTGTTTAACAACTATACCCTGGATGTAGAAGATTTGGCGCATTTTGATTTTAGCCAGGTTGATATCGCTTTATTCTCTGCAGGTAGCGCTGTTTCTAAAGAGTATGCACCGAAGGCTGCCGCCGCCGGTTGTGTTGTTGTCGATAATACCTCATGTTTCCGTTATGACAATGATATTCCTTTGGTTGTGCCGGAAGTGAACCCACATCGCATTGCTGAGTACAAAAATCGCGGTATCATTGCCAATCCCAATTGTTCAACTATCCAAATGGTTGTTACTCTAAAACCATTGCATGATGCAGTAGGTATTCATCGTATTAATGTCGCTACTTATCAGGCCGTATCAGGAACAGGTAAAAAAGCGATTCATGAATTGGTTAGTCAGATTAGCGAGTTGTTAAATGGCAGGCCGATTAAACCCTCTGTTTACCCTAAACAAATAGCATTTAATGTGTTACCGCATATCGATGAGTTTCAAGAGAATGGTTATACCCGCGAAGAAATGAAAATGGTTTGGGAAACTAAAAAAATTATGGAAGATGATAGTATTTTAGTTAACCCCACCACGGTGCGTGTACCCGTGCTTTATGGTCATTCAGAAGCAATCCATCTTGAATTGAAGGCGCCTCTTACCGCCGTTGAAGCACGTAAGTTACTGAATAAAGCGCCAAGTGTTAAAGTGATTGATGATACCAATAAATTGCAGTATCCAACGCCTATTACTCACGCTGTGGGCAAAGATGAGGTCTTTGTTGGTCGGATTAGGCAGGATATTTCTTCTCCAAATGGTTTAAACTTATGGGTAGTGGCAGATAACATTCGCAAAGGTGCAGCTACAAATGCTGTACAAATTGCTGAGATTCTGCATAGAGATTATCTATAA
- a CDS encoding enoyl-ACP reductase FabI, which translates to MGFLTGKKALIVGLASNRSIAYGIAKAFHEQGAELAFTYQNEKLQARVETMAAEFHSNLTFPCDVASDIEIQAVFEQLHSHWDKLDILIHSVAYAPADQISGDFVDNVNREGFHIAHDISAYSLIALAKAAQPMMQDTQGSVLTLSYYGAEKAVPNYNVMGIAKASLEASVRYLAASLGPRGIRVNAISAGPIKTLAAAGIKDFRKMQAFYASTTPLRRNVTAEEVGNAAAFLCSDLASGITAEVLHVDSGYHAVSMTDLE; encoded by the coding sequence GTGGGATTTTTAACCGGGAAAAAAGCATTAATCGTTGGTCTGGCAAGCAATCGCTCTATTGCTTATGGTATTGCTAAAGCATTTCATGAGCAAGGTGCTGAGCTTGCGTTTACCTATCAAAATGAAAAGTTGCAAGCTCGTGTAGAAACCATGGCTGCTGAATTTCACTCTAATTTAACCTTCCCTTGTGATGTAGCAAGTGATATTGAAATTCAGGCTGTTTTTGAGCAGTTACATAGCCATTGGGACAAATTGGATATTTTGATTCATTCTGTCGCCTACGCTCCTGCTGATCAAATTAGTGGCGATTTTGTGGATAATGTCAATCGTGAGGGCTTCCATATTGCACATGACATCAGCGCCTATAGCTTAATCGCTTTAGCCAAGGCTGCTCAACCCATGATGCAAGATACACAAGGCTCTGTCTTAACCTTAAGTTATTATGGTGCTGAAAAAGCGGTTCCTAATTACAACGTCATGGGTATCGCTAAAGCAAGTCTTGAAGCGTCAGTGCGTTATCTGGCAGCAAGCTTAGGTCCCAGAGGAATTCGAGTGAATGCGATCTCTGCGGGTCCCATCAAGACATTAGCAGCAGCAGGAATTAAAGATTTCCGCAAAATGCAGGCCTTTTATGCAAGCACAACTCCCCTAAGACGAAATGTCACTGCAGAAGAAGTAGGCAACGCTGCGGCTTTCTTATGTTCTGATTTAGCTTCAGGCATCACCGCAGAAGTGCTGCATGTTGATTCTGGTTACCATGCGGTATCTATGACTGATCTGGAGTGA
- a CDS encoding SurA N-terminal domain-containing protein has protein sequence MLQKLNERIQGIVAWVVIILIAITFTMFGVDYYMQSHQTSVAEVEVNGEPISKQAFEVSYRRARQQRDAAQMTAASEKALKKQVIENMIVNEVLVQAARASGFEVSLEQANAAILSIPQFQEDGRFSAERYQQALSNALFTPESFQHEVRQGMLLNQQRFAFIGSAFALPNEIQRFVKLYMQTRDYDYLQIPTSLFMKNSKVSDEAILDYYQKHQKEFIASEKVSIDYVRLSMQELKDKINVSDDDIKRYYEDNKSSFQTPAQWQVAHILFAVPQDASAETEKQIKQKAEDAYQTLQDNPAKFDELVKTLSDDKLSVANNGLLPWMVAGQTEFDKALATLTKPGQISPPVQSAHGFEIFKLIDYKPATLKPLANVQSEIKEQLLADLAQTKYSQALEQLSDLSYESPDSLEPVADALKLKIEHTEPFSRQGGDSSLTKNKDVINAAFSHDVLELGNNSEPIQLDNDSVIVLRVNKQIPASKKPLAEVKQTIANKLALKQAEQQAKQLGSNLLSAKTDAQAQEKLLQENQLQWQQVEQATRDTDKADAAINDLAFSLAKVSSQNGRSLRNGDYVIVHLRKISDGQFEQLDREQQASIAQQIESSYGVMDYDLYVNNLVNKAKINRH, from the coding sequence ATGTTGCAGAAGTTGAACGAACGCATACAGGGTATTGTAGCCTGGGTAGTCATTATTCTTATTGCCATAACGTTTACCATGTTTGGCGTGGACTATTACATGCAGTCGCATCAGACTTCTGTTGCGGAAGTAGAAGTAAATGGTGAGCCTATTAGCAAACAGGCTTTTGAGGTGAGCTACAGACGCGCTCGCCAACAACGTGATGCGGCACAAATGACAGCCGCGAGTGAAAAAGCGCTCAAAAAGCAAGTCATTGAAAATATGATTGTCAACGAAGTGTTAGTGCAGGCTGCCAGAGCCAGTGGTTTTGAGGTGAGTCTTGAGCAAGCTAACGCAGCAATTCTTAGTATTCCTCAATTCCAAGAGGATGGTCGCTTTTCGGCAGAACGATATCAACAAGCATTAAGTAATGCCTTATTTACTCCGGAATCATTCCAGCATGAAGTCAGACAAGGCATGTTACTTAACCAACAACGTTTTGCTTTCATTGGTAGTGCATTTGCCTTGCCTAATGAAATTCAACGCTTCGTGAAGCTATACATGCAAACTCGGGATTATGACTATTTGCAAATCCCAACGTCCTTGTTTATGAAGAATAGCAAAGTATCTGATGAAGCCATCTTAGATTATTACCAAAAACATCAGAAAGAATTTATTGCATCTGAAAAAGTTTCCATCGATTACGTACGTTTATCGATGCAAGAGCTCAAAGATAAAATTAACGTCAGTGACGATGATATCAAGCGTTATTATGAGGATAATAAAAGCAGTTTCCAAACGCCAGCTCAATGGCAAGTGGCCCATATTCTTTTTGCTGTTCCCCAAGACGCATCAGCGGAGACGGAAAAGCAAATCAAACAAAAAGCTGAAGATGCTTATCAAACGTTACAAGATAATCCAGCAAAATTTGACGAATTAGTAAAAACCCTTTCTGACGACAAATTGTCTGTGGCAAATAATGGTCTACTTCCGTGGATGGTAGCTGGTCAGACTGAGTTTGATAAAGCGCTAGCAACATTAACTAAGCCAGGTCAAATTTCACCGCCTGTACAATCAGCTCACGGCTTTGAAATTTTTAAATTAATCGATTATAAACCTGCCACGTTGAAACCTTTAGCAAATGTTCAGTCTGAGATTAAAGAGCAATTGCTGGCGGATCTTGCGCAAACCAAGTACTCTCAGGCATTAGAACAGCTGAGTGATTTAAGTTATGAATCACCAGATTCTTTAGAACCTGTGGCTGACGCCTTAAAATTAAAGATTGAACACACTGAGCCTTTTTCGCGTCAAGGAGGAGACAGTAGTTTAACCAAAAACAAAGACGTGATTAATGCCGCCTTTAGTCATGATGTGCTAGAGCTTGGTAATAACAGTGAACCGATACAACTCGATAATGATAGTGTTATTGTCTTACGTGTCAACAAGCAGATCCCTGCATCTAAAAAACCACTTGCTGAAGTAAAACAAACGATTGCTAATAAATTAGCCTTAAAACAGGCTGAGCAACAAGCCAAACAGCTAGGTTCTAATCTTCTTTCTGCAAAAACAGATGCTCAAGCACAGGAAAAATTATTGCAAGAGAATCAACTGCAATGGCAGCAAGTAGAACAAGCAACACGTGACACGGATAAAGCAGATGCTGCAATTAATGACTTAGCATTTAGTTTGGCTAAAGTGAGTAGTCAGAATGGTCGCAGTTTGAGGAATGGTGATTACGTCATTGTCCACCTGCGAAAAATCAGTGATGGTCAATTTGAACAATTGGATAGGGAACAGCAAGCTAGTATTGCTCAGCAAATTGAGTCTAGCTACGGTGTAATGGATTACGACCTTTATGTAAACAACTTAGTGAATAAGGCCAAAATAAACAGGCACTAA